The DNA region CTTTAGCATCACTTACTGTGTTTTTAAGTACCAGTCCCTGGGTAACAGTCAAATTAGACGTGTTCAGCGTAATGTTTTTCTCAGCGTAAAGATCCTTAAAGTAATTACGCAGATCCGTATCTCTGATAACATCCCTTACGTTAAGTCCCAGTACAGTTCTGGCATTATAAGGTATTCTTATTATACTGTCCTCACCAGGAATAGTCTGATTCAAACTATAACTCTGCCCCCCAATGATAATTGTGTCTCCATACCCCAGTTCCAACGTATTTAAGGCATCCTGTGGTATTCTAATGGTTGTGAATTCATTTTCCAGGGCACTATCCACAGTATAGGGGCCCCTGATATCAATGGTCTGGTTTTCCACGGGTTGCTTCCAGAATATGACATTCCTGGCTGCGGGTTCAATGGATATCTTACCTTCATCCACGTGCACCGAGCCCAGCATGGTGAACAGGACGGCGAACATGATGAGGGCTGAAACTATCAGGGGTGAATGCATGTAAAAGAATGATTTCAGATTCCTGGACTTACCATCCGGCCGTAAAATAGTTTTAATTGACGCCCTAATGATCTTAATGATATAGTAAGCTGCAATTATAATTCCAATTATGATTATGGCCAATCCCAGGTATAAAGCCACGTATGATGGCCGGATTCGGATGAAGAACACAAAGAAAAATCCTAAAGTTATCAGTGAAAGGCCTAAAACAGCCATCCTTATGGATTTTCCCAGGGTGTCGATCATGGTTATTCTACCATAACTGTTGGCTCGATCCACAATGGTGCGCACCACTTCAGTGGCCACGATGTTCAGTTCGTACAGGGAAGACATGGAATGGCTGATGTTACCAATATCCACTTCTTTAACCCGTGCTCCCATTACATCGGCGTCCAGTACAATTCCCACATCCACACCGTAGTCATCTTCCAGCTGGATGTTATTCAGGAATGATCTTTTAGCAGCAAACTGACCACTCAAAGGTTGTTCAAACCTGATTTCAGGGAAGAAAAAGCTTAAAAGAGGTTTGGCGGTTAACTCTGTAACTCGACCAGCTTCTCTTTTGAATTTGGTCTTGGTAACATCAGCTTCACCATTGAGGATAGGCTGTATCATCTTATCAACCTGTTTAGGGACTAATTTCTGGAGATCCGCGTCTATAAATACTACTATATCACCTTTAGAATTTTTAAATCCGGTTTTTATAGCAGCACCTTTTCCTCGGTTTTTAGTATGGCTTATAACGGTGGCTCCTGCATCTTTTGCCACCTGTTCAGTGGCGTCCAGGGAACCATCGTTAACCACGATGATCTCATCAACATAATTCAGGGCTTTCACAGTTTTTATCACACTAGCAACTGTTTTTTCCTCATTGTAAGCTGGTAATATGACCGAAACGGTCATGGGTTTTTTTGAACTCCTGGTTGTCACCGAAGCGATGAACAGGACAAATAATAGAATAATCCAATACACTTATATTACACCTCTAATTCCATACAACTAATTACCTAAACTAACTTATAAGCTTAATATTAAGACTTCTCTTTATTATTTGGTCTATTTAACTAAAACTTTTATTATCAGTTTAAGCATACTATTATGTGTAGAAGGTTGCATTGATTCTTAATTGTACATGATATTAAAAAGTGAGGTTTATAATGGAACCGAAGGTTATGATCATACTGGGTAGTGCTTCAGATTTTGATATTGCCGAAAAAGCCACTGCAATCCTGGAAAAACTGGGAATATATTACGATCTCCGGGTGGCTTCAGCGCACCGAACCCATGAGAAGGTTAAAAAAATCGTTTCAACAGCATCAAAAAATGGAGTGGAAGTTTTTATAGGAATAGCAGGACTATCAGCCCATCTTCCTGGAATCATAGCAGGGATCACTCATAAACCAGTTATTGGGGTCCCGGTGGATGTTAAAGTAGCTGGTCTTGATGCACTTTTTGCCTCTGTCCAGATGCCATTAGGCGCACCAGTGGCAACCGTAGGGATTGATCGGGGTGAAAACGCAGCTATACTGGCCGCTCAAATAATCGGAATTGATGATGCCGATATCAGGGAAAGATTATCCTCTTTCCGCAAAGAGTTCTATTTAAAGATAGCTGAAGATGAGGAAAAACTTTTCATCCAGATGAATGGGAAATATTATTCTAAAATCAGCCCGGATTCAGATGAACAAGAAGAAGTAGAAATAAAAAATGAAAATCTTGAGGGAAAAGAGAAGAAGGCTACAACCCACCCTGGTAAACTGAGGGATGGCATCATTCCGCCTCAGGTGGCAGTGATATCCGGAAGTTACAGTGATATTAAGGTGGCCAAGAAGACCACAATGTTCCTGGATAAACTTAACATCACCTATGACTCTTCGGTAGTATCTCCAGTCAGATCTCCTGATAAATTTGAAAATTTCATGAAGAGAAATAAAGATGCCAATGTTTTCATTGCCATTTCCGGTCTTTCAGCCCATGTTACTGGTGCTGTGGTAGCTTACACTGAAAAACCAGTTATTGGGGTTCCCTGTGCTATTAAAATGGAGGGAATTGATGCCCTGTTATCCATGGTGAACATGCCTCCTGGTGTTCCAGTAGCCACTGTAGGTATAGATTCCGGTGGAAATGCCGCTATACTTGCGGCTGAAATGTTGAGTATAGGTGATGAAGTCATAAAAAAGGATCTTATGAGGTTTAAGGGGAATATAAACTGTAAAAGATGACCAGTTATTTTTTTTAAATCCAGATCATTTCAATCTAGGATTCATTTCAATCCAGATATTTCAACAAAATATTATTATAAAACTGAAGTTAGGGGAGTTATGTTGTAATATAACTCTTATAACTGTTTTTTTCAAAAAAATGACTCAAATCAGAAAATGATTGAGCAGTGCTAGGGATGTTAAGGAGATGATTCTTTTGCAGTGTTGTACTCATTTTTACACATATTTATTACAAATGCACTCTAGTATTATGAATATCAATAAATATATTCCTAAATTAAGCCTAATATTATTCATAACACTTTACTCATAACACTAATTTAAAAAATTTATACTGTGAAGTTATGAAAGAAGATAAAAGCAAAGATAAAACAGGGGCAAAATGTTCTACAAGCAAACTTTCATGCCCAGTGAATTATATCTGGGGAGGAATACTCCTAATATTCCTGGTACTGTTTATTGTAACTACTACTATCAAATGAATCGGTTGGTGGAATTATGAAAGGATTCTTAAAAACTCTTGAAAAAGACTTTAACACTATTAAAATTGGTGAAAAGGTTTCAGTTAACCTTGAAGCCGCTGAATTTCTGAAAAAAAATCCAAAAGACACCATCATAATGGAAAACATCAAAGAATCAGACATGAAGGTCGTATCTGGGATATGCAACACCCGTGAAAAGATTGCCAGGGCCCTAAATACGGATGTAACTGGAATTACTCAGAAAATAATGGGGGCAATCAATAATCCCGTGCCCATCAATGATTATAAAAGCGCGAAGGATAGTTTTGATGTTTCCAAACCTGCTGATCTTACCGAAATTCCCGTACTAACCTATTATTCACGTGATGGTGGGCCTTATATCACCTCAGGGGTGATCATTGCCAAGGATCCGGAAACTGGTGTTCGCAATGCTTCCATCCATCGCATGCTGGTGCTGGATAAGGATAGGTTAACTGCCAGGATCGTACCACGACATCTTTACACCTACCATCAGAGGGCAGAAGCCCTTGATGAACCTCTTGAATTGGCCATTGCCATTGGAATGCACCCTGCCACCCTGCTGGCCACCACCACCTCAGTGCCCATAAATGTGGATGAACTGGAAGTGGCCAACAATTTCCACCATGGAAATATGAAGCTCATAAAATGTGAAACCGTGGATCTGGAGGTTCCTGAGTGTGAAATTCTCCTGGAAGGGCGGATGTTACCGCATGAAAGGGCTGAAGAAGGACCATTTGTGGACCTGACCGACACCTATGATGTGGTGCGAATGGAACCAGTGATTGAACTGGACAAAATGCACTATCGTCACGATTCAATGTACCATGCCATAATGCCAGCAGGTTTCGAGCATAAACTTCTGCAGGGCCTTCCTCAGGAGCCAAGGATTTTCAACGCAGTTCAAAACACTGTTCCCACAGTTAAAAACGTGGCACTCACTGAAGGGGGATGCTGCTGGCTGCACGCAGTAGTGTCCATTCAGAAACAGACTCAGGGCGATGGTAAAAACGTTATAATGGCTGCCCTAGCCGCCCATCCATCACTTAAACACTGTGTAGTGGTTGATGAGGACATTAACATCTTCGATGCTGAGGATGTGGAGTACGCCATTGCTACCCGGGTTAAAGGTGATGAAGACATCCTAATAGTTCCTGGAGCTCGTGGATCATCCCTGGACCCCTGTGCCAAACCTGATGGAACAACCACCAAGGTAGGGGTGGATGCAACTAAGCCATTGGATAAGCTGGAGAAGTTTGAGCGGGTTAGTTTCTCCAATTAGGTTTATAAAACTTGAATTTTTTTATTTTAGATTTTTTTAAATCAATGACAGATTAAAATTAAAACTCAATGTCAATTTTTGTCCCACAACTGGGGCATTCCTTGTTTTTCTTCAAATTATTGGACTCCACGCTAAATCCATCCCTCTTAATAAGAAGTTCCCCACAATCGGGGCACCGGGTGTTCTCTCCATCACTTCCTGGAACGTTCCCTACATAAACATACTTTATGCCTGCTTCTCTGGCCATTTTATGGGCTTTTTCCAGGGTTTCCACAGGGGTAGGGGGGACCTGGTTCATCTGGTAATGGGGATAGAACCGGGTGAAGTGTAGAGGAATGTTTATATCTACATCGGCCACAAATTTCACCAGTGCTTGGAGGTCTTCTTCAGAATCATTGTAGCCAGGTATCACCAGGTTGGTGATTTCCAGGTGGATGCCCTTATCATGCATGGTCTGAATGTTTTCCAGCACTGGTTCCAGATGTGCCTGGCACAGTTGGTTGTAGAATTTATCTGACATTCCTTTCAGATCCACATTGGCTGCATCCAGGTAAGGGGCAATGAGATCCAGGCTTTCTTGACTCATATAACCATTGGTAACGTAAACTGTCTTCAAATCATTTTTATGGGCCAGTTTTGCCGAGTCATAAGTATATTCAAACCACATGGTGGGTTCGTTGTAGGTCCATGAAATGGACTGACAGTTATTATCCAGGGCCATTTGCACAGCATCTTCAGGAAGGATGTCTCTTGTGCCGATTTCATCAAGATCTGCCTGTGATATAGTCCAGTTCTGACAGTAAGGGCAGCGGAAGTTGCAACCAACACTTCCCAGACTGAATGATAGGCTGCCAGGATAAAAATGGAATAATGGTTTTTTTTCTATTGGGTCCACTGCCACTGAGGAAGCTGAGGCATAATTCAGACTGTACATGGTGCCATTATCATTCTGACGCATTCCGCAAAAACCGTTTTTACCATTGGATATAACGCAGTGACGATTACAGATGTGGCAGTTAAGCACACCATCCAGCTTTTCATAAAGCATGGCTTCCTTTTTCATTTCATAAACCCCCATTTTTATTTAGAAAAATGATTCAGAGGGGTCACCTTTTCAGATGGTTACCTACTGATTCACCCCTAATAATATAATCTTCACAATGCAAAGTGCTGGTAACCTTTACTCTCTAATATATTTGTTTTACCATCTTTATCAATTATTTCCATCTTTCCAGAATCAGTCACCACACCCACCTGATGAAGTCTGAATTCATCCTGAAGATGGTCAAAGTCATCTTTTCGGATGGTTAAGAGAAGTTCAAAGTCCTCACCATAATAAAGCGCGAAATCAAGGGGGTCCTGGTCGAGTAAAGCAGCTATCTCTTCCACTTCTGGAATAAGAGGAATCATGGTTTCAAAAAGAGTGATTCCAACCTTGTTTTTGGAAGCTTCCAATAATTCCCCCACTTCACTGGCCAGACCATCAGTTATATCCGTTGCAGAAGTCACTGCACCAGTATCCGCCAGCAGCATACCCTCCCTTAATCGGGCATGAGGTTGAAGGGCATGTTTCTGTATGAGTTCCAGGGTGGATGGCTTAAGATTTGTTTTAATATCTTCCTTTACTGGGGGGGATGATAATAGGAATTTGAATCCTGCTGCAGCCACACCAAGGGGTCCAGTGACTGCCAACACATCTCCCTGCCGGGCACCTTCCTTCATGAGAACTTTATTTTTATCCAATATTCCTAAAC from Methanobacterium sp. Maddingley MBC34 includes:
- a CDS encoding pyruvate-formate lyase-activating enzyme (PFAM: Radical SAM superfamily) produces the protein MKKEAMLYEKLDGVLNCHICNRHCVISNGKNGFCGMRQNDNGTMYSLNYASASSVAVDPIEKKPLFHFYPGSLSFSLGSVGCNFRCPYCQNWTISQADLDEIGTRDILPEDAVQMALDNNCQSISWTYNEPTMWFEYTYDSAKLAHKNDLKTVYVTNGYMSQESLDLIAPYLDAANVDLKGMSDKFYNQLCQAHLEPVLENIQTMHDKGIHLEITNLVIPGYNDSEEDLQALVKFVADVDINIPLHFTRFYPHYQMNQVPPTPVETLEKAHKMAREAGIKYVYVGNVPGSDGENTRCPDCGELLIKRDGFSVESNNLKKNKECPSCGTKIDIEF
- a CDS encoding phosphoribosylaminoimidazole carboxylase, PurE protein (PFAM: AIR carboxylase~TIGRFAM: phosphoribosylaminoimidazole carboxylase, PurE protein) — protein: MEPKVMIILGSASDFDIAEKATAILEKLGIYYDLRVASAHRTHEKVKKIVSTASKNGVEVFIGIAGLSAHLPGIIAGITHKPVIGVPVDVKVAGLDALFASVQMPLGAPVATVGIDRGENAAILAAQIIGIDDADIRERLSSFRKEFYLKIAEDEEKLFIQMNGKYYSKISPDSDEQEEVEIKNENLEGKEKKATTHPGKLRDGIIPPQVAVISGSYSDIKVAKKTTMFLDKLNITYDSSVVSPVRSPDKFENFMKRNKDANVFIAISGLSAHVTGAVVAYTEKPVIGVPCAIKMEGIDALLSMVNMPPGVPVATVGIDSGGNAAILAAEMLSIGDEVIKKDLMRFKGNINCKR
- a CDS encoding thiamine-monophosphate kinase (PFAM: AIR synthase related protein, N-terminal domain; AIR synthase related protein, C-terminal domain~TIGRFAM: thiamine-monophosphate kinase); the protein is MPSKDNKNPENLKISHIGEKKLIKRLLLRSRALQPNSPFFDEFYFKSLSDDAALIDLGNNYLVVTSDLLLESSHLPSDMSPKDKGMKVVTVNVSDLAAMGAKPIGFILSLGLPEDLPLNEFDEIMDGVLYSCQDYEMGLMGGDTNQSDELILSGTCLGILDKNKVLMKEGARQGDVLAVTGPLGVAAAGFKFLLSSPPVKEDIKTNLKPSTLELIQKHALQPHARLREGMLLADTGAVTSATDITDGLASEVGELLEASKNKVGITLFETMIPLIPEVEEIAALLDQDPLDFALYYGEDFELLLTIRKDDFDHLQDEFRLHQVGVVTDSGKMEIIDKDGKTNILESKGYQHFAL
- a CDS encoding UbiD family decarboxylase (PFAM: 3-octaprenyl-4-hydroxybenzoate carboxy-lyase~TIGRFAM: UbiD family decarboxylases), with the protein product MKGFLKTLEKDFNTIKIGEKVSVNLEAAEFLKKNPKDTIIMENIKESDMKVVSGICNTREKIARALNTDVTGITQKIMGAINNPVPINDYKSAKDSFDVSKPADLTEIPVLTYYSRDGGPYITSGVIIAKDPETGVRNASIHRMLVLDKDRLTARIVPRHLYTYHQRAEALDEPLELAIAIGMHPATLLATTTSVPINVDELEVANNFHHGNMKLIKCETVDLEVPECEILLEGRMLPHERAEEGPFVDLTDTYDVVRMEPVIELDKMHYRHDSMYHAIMPAGFEHKLLQGLPQEPRIFNAVQNTVPTVKNVALTEGGCCWLHAVVSIQKQTQGDGKNVIMAALAAHPSLKHCVVVDEDINIFDAEDVEYAIATRVKGDEDILIVPGARGSSLDPCAKPDGTTTKVGVDATKPLDKLEKFERVSFSN
- a CDS encoding glycosyl transferase (PFAM: Glycosyl transferase family 2), with product MYWIILLFVLFIASVTTRSSKKPMTVSVILPAYNEEKTVASVIKTVKALNYVDEIIVVNDGSLDATEQVAKDAGATVISHTKNRGKGAAIKTGFKNSKGDIVVFIDADLQKLVPKQVDKMIQPILNGEADVTKTKFKREAGRVTELTAKPLLSFFFPEIRFEQPLSGQFAAKRSFLNNIQLEDDYGVDVGIVLDADVMGARVKEVDIGNISHSMSSLYELNIVATEVVRTIVDRANSYGRITMIDTLGKSIRMAVLGLSLITLGFFFVFFIRIRPSYVALYLGLAIIIIGIIIAAYYIIKIIRASIKTILRPDGKSRNLKSFFYMHSPLIVSALIMFAVLFTMLGSVHVDEGKISIEPAARNVIFWKQPVENQTIDIRGPYTVDSALENEFTTIRIPQDALNTLELGYGDTIIIGGQSYSLNQTIPGEDSIIRIPYNARTVLGLNVRDVIRDTDLRNYFKDLYAEKNITLNTSNLTVTQGLVLKNTVSDAKVINLYLNNQKIGTTTGILKDGAYKIYLNGYLYKTIQIDNNSTQKTFLVTKGSNVVKIEIAGDAKSGTEFPTSDKGIMFYFNFPSS